The following are encoded together in the Zingiber officinale cultivar Zhangliang chromosome 8A, Zo_v1.1, whole genome shotgun sequence genome:
- the LOC122012405 gene encoding uncharacterized protein LOC122012405, with protein MAIESAKCACCGLREDCTLEYIGSVKADFDGKWLCGLCAEAVRDELSRRQRRSSSGVLRDAIADHMSFCRKSSNSNPATKVADGMRMMLRRRSGDLSKPPASPVKCGFRIARIAD; from the coding sequence ATGGCGATCGAGTCGGCGAAGTGCGCTTGCTGCGGCCTGCGCGAGGACTGCACCTTGGAGTACATCGGCAGCGTGAAGGCCGACTTCGACGGCAAGTGGCTCTGCGGGCTCTGCGCCGAGGCCGTGCGCGACGAGCTCAGCAGGCGGCAGCGGCGGAGCTCATCCGGCGTTCTCCGGGACGCCATCGCCGACCACATGTCCTTCTGCAGGAAATCGTCCAACTCCAATCCGGCCACCAAGGTCGCCGACGGCATGCGGATGATGCTGCGGCGGAGATCCGGCGATCTGTCAAAGCCCCCCGCGTCGCCCGTCAAGTGCGGATTCAGAATCGCGAGGATCGCCGATTAG